From the Vibrio alginolyticus NBRC 15630 = ATCC 17749 genome, one window contains:
- a CDS encoding MFS transporter, with product MVSFGTPEYKRITLSLALGSFLVFSNLYLLQPMLPTFAQIFTISETQVNWLFAASTLALSFSLVPMAVLSESVGRKPVMMAGLFSIPTLSALMLFGDSFLFLVVCRALIGVALAAFAAVAVAYMAEELDKHAFSMAIGTYIAANSLGGIAGRISGGLLADNFSVDVAIEVMMVFTLLGVIGVHYLLPTQRNFTPSSSSLRHQNRALIGHFKNQRVWFAMLIGGLNFALFVNLYSVMGFRLVSEPHNVPVGLASLIFICYLGGTFSSRCAGHWSKRYSSILGMFLGAIVSMTGMWIAAVESLTAMLFGLLLISFGAFFTHTLAYGWVGQNATRAKATATALYLVHYYVGGSLGGFLLLYCWQHGGWSSVLMGGSAVYLAMFAAIAYLKHIAERKHTDQTPDTASLKSS from the coding sequence ATGGTCAGTTTTGGCACACCGGAATACAAACGCATTACGCTCTCGCTAGCGCTTGGTTCCTTCTTGGTTTTTTCAAATTTATACCTACTACAGCCAATGCTGCCCACTTTTGCCCAAATTTTCACGATCTCAGAAACGCAAGTGAACTGGTTATTTGCGGCCTCAACACTCGCTCTCTCTTTTAGCCTCGTTCCAATGGCTGTGTTGTCAGAATCAGTGGGACGAAAGCCAGTCATGATGGCTGGTCTGTTTTCGATTCCTACCCTTTCCGCTTTGATGCTGTTTGGTGACTCATTTCTGTTTTTGGTGGTATGTCGAGCACTGATCGGTGTCGCGCTCGCAGCTTTTGCTGCGGTCGCCGTGGCTTACATGGCAGAAGAGCTCGACAAGCACGCTTTCTCGATGGCAATTGGAACGTACATTGCGGCTAACTCACTAGGCGGTATTGCAGGGCGTATTAGCGGCGGCTTATTGGCGGACAATTTCAGTGTTGATGTCGCCATAGAAGTTATGATGGTGTTCACTCTTCTTGGTGTCATTGGCGTTCACTATTTATTGCCAACACAGCGCAACTTCACCCCGTCATCAAGCAGCTTGCGCCATCAAAATCGTGCGCTTATTGGTCATTTTAAAAACCAACGCGTGTGGTTCGCGATGCTGATAGGAGGACTCAACTTTGCTTTGTTCGTCAACCTTTACTCCGTCATGGGTTTCCGTCTGGTGAGTGAACCTCACAATGTGCCCGTCGGGTTGGCCTCACTGATCTTTATTTGTTACTTGGGAGGGACTTTCTCCTCTCGTTGCGCAGGCCACTGGAGTAAACGTTATTCATCAATCCTCGGTATGTTCTTAGGCGCGATAGTGAGCATGACGGGGATGTGGATTGCGGCGGTTGAAAGCTTGACTGCAATGCTATTTGGATTGTTGTTGATAAGTTTTGGTGCCTTCTTTACTCATACCCTCGCCTACGGATGGGTCGGTCAGAATGCCACTCGTGCCAAAGCCACCGCGACAGCGCTCTACTTAGTACACTACTACGTAGGCGGTAGCTTAGGAGGATTCTTACTTCTTTATTGTTGGCAGCATGGAGGTTGGTCGAGTGTTCTTATGGGGGGAAGCGCCGTCTACCTAGCAATGTTTGCTGCAATTGCGTATTTGAAACACATTGCCGAAAGAAAGCATACTGACCAAACACCTGACACTGCGAGTTTAAAGAGTAGCTAA
- the btuD gene encoding vitamin B12 ABC transporter ATP-binding protein BtuD — protein MMHVKHMSVGSRLLPLSFECKAGEIVHIVGPNGSGKSTLLAAISGTLSHRDGMSGEVYVGNKNLLTLPLSEQAHVRGYLCQQSRPAFNVDVFQYLALSLPSGAEIADIKVRDAVNMVVELVQLQDKLHRSIQTLSGGEWQRVRLAGVCLQVWRTINPFSQFLILDEPAAPLDIAQEGLLYQLINAMAAQGIGVLVANHDLNRTLKHADKVLLLNNGVLHSSGSADTVLTEEALGEVFNTQVKKVIVDEQPYLIFD, from the coding sequence ATGATGCACGTTAAACATATGTCGGTTGGTAGTCGATTATTGCCTCTTTCTTTTGAATGCAAAGCTGGCGAAATCGTACATATCGTTGGGCCTAATGGTTCCGGTAAGAGTACTTTATTGGCTGCGATTTCTGGTACGTTAAGTCACCGAGACGGTATGAGTGGTGAAGTGTACGTGGGCAACAAAAACTTGCTTACTTTACCGTTGTCAGAGCAAGCTCATGTTCGAGGTTATTTGTGTCAGCAATCGCGCCCAGCGTTTAATGTTGATGTGTTTCAGTATCTAGCCCTATCTCTGCCGAGTGGCGCTGAGATTGCGGATATCAAAGTGCGTGATGCCGTCAATATGGTGGTGGAGCTGGTACAACTGCAAGATAAGCTTCATCGCAGTATTCAAACATTATCCGGTGGTGAGTGGCAGCGTGTCCGATTAGCAGGTGTATGTTTGCAGGTGTGGCGTACCATTAATCCTTTTTCGCAGTTTTTAATTTTGGATGAGCCAGCAGCACCGTTAGATATTGCGCAAGAGGGTCTGCTTTATCAATTGATTAACGCTATGGCGGCGCAGGGAATTGGAGTATTGGTTGCTAATCACGATCTCAATCGCACATTAAAGCACGCAGATAAAGTATTGCTGCTTAACAACGGTGTGCTGCACTCATCAGGAAGTGCCGATACTGTGCTAACGGAAGAAGCTCTCGGGGAAGTGTTCAATACTCAAGTCAAAAAGGTCATTGTAGATGAGCAACCTTATTTAATCTTTGATTAA
- a CDS encoding succinylglutamate desuccinylase, with amino-acid sequence MTKSLFRQSFLTDTLDVHIDVAPAEQVLSSGVKLKLYQRGVLEVIPANYTQDTKNIIISCGVHGDETAPMELVDSIIQDIESGFQTVDTRCLFIIAHPESTLAHTRFLEENLNRLFDEKEHKQTKELVIADTLKLLVRDFYQDTDPTTRWHLDLHCAIRGSKHYTFAVSPKTRHPVRSKALIDFLDSAHIEAVLLSNSPSSTFSWYSAENFGAQALTMELGRVARIGENDLDKLTAFDLSLRNLIAETKPEHLPKPCIKYRVSRTIVRLNEDFDFMFDDNVENFTSFVHGEVFGHDGDKPLMAKNENEAIVFPNRHVAIGQRAALMVCEVKTRFEEGELVYD; translated from the coding sequence ATGACGAAGTCTCTCTTTCGCCAATCGTTTTTAACTGACACGTTAGATGTTCATATTGATGTTGCACCAGCGGAGCAGGTGCTTTCTAGCGGTGTAAAACTTAAACTCTATCAGCGTGGTGTATTAGAAGTAATCCCTGCGAATTATACTCAGGATACGAAGAACATCATCATCTCTTGTGGAGTTCACGGAGATGAAACCGCACCGATGGAGCTGGTGGATTCCATTATTCAAGACATAGAATCTGGGTTCCAGACGGTCGATACCCGTTGTCTGTTCATTATCGCTCACCCAGAATCCACTCTGGCGCACACGCGATTCCTCGAAGAAAACCTCAACCGTCTGTTTGACGAAAAAGAACACAAACAGACAAAAGAGCTTGTTATCGCCGATACACTTAAGCTGCTTGTTCGAGATTTTTATCAGGATACCGACCCGACAACACGCTGGCACCTTGATTTACACTGCGCGATTAGAGGCTCGAAGCACTATACGTTTGCAGTAAGTCCTAAGACTCGTCATCCAGTGCGCAGCAAGGCATTGATCGATTTCTTGGACAGTGCACACATTGAAGCTGTGCTCCTGTCAAACTCACCATCGAGTACGTTTAGCTGGTACAGTGCTGAGAACTTTGGTGCGCAGGCTCTCACGATGGAGCTTGGACGTGTGGCTCGTATTGGTGAAAATGACCTCGATAAACTGACCGCGTTTGATTTGTCTTTACGTAATTTGATTGCGGAAACGAAGCCAGAACACCTACCAAAACCATGCATTAAGTATCGCGTAAGTCGCACAATCGTTCGTTTGAACGAAGACTTTGACTTTATGTTCGACGACAATGTTGAAAACTTCACCTCATTTGTTCACGGCGAAGTGTTTGGTCATGATGGCGACAAACCATTAATGGCAAAGAACGAAAACGAAGCGATTGTCTTCCCAAACCGCCACGTCGCAATAGGTCAACGCGCAGCTCTGATGGTTTGTGAAGTGAAAACCCGTTTTGAAGAGGGTGAGTTGGTTTACGATTAA
- the btuC gene encoding vitamin B12 ABC transporter permease BtuC — protein sequence MDFQQLILNKERRWQRNLMVMSIVLAVLSAIHLMVGEIFLSPFQSLSAFEQKLLVDLRLPRLVSAAIIGAALAVSGATLQVLLGNVLAEPGVLGISGGASLAMVLIMFASPVLPTPIVFMLAAIAGSMVFTFVLVAIARAMHLTTARLLLVGVALGILSSAIVTWAFYFSDDLSLRQLMYWLMGSIGGASWYQHTVTLVMLPVLTWLCCKGKSLDKLMLGEIHATQLGVDVHQMRWKLILAISILVGSSVALGGIISFVGLVVPHLLRLAFGTENRYLLPLSAISGAALLVFADIGARLLLDSAELPLGVMTTSIGAPIFIWMLVKSHDAR from the coding sequence ATGGATTTTCAACAACTTATCCTGAACAAGGAGCGACGCTGGCAACGTAACCTGATGGTTATGTCGATCGTGCTCGCTGTACTCTCTGCCATTCACTTGATGGTCGGAGAAATTTTCCTTTCTCCTTTTCAATCCTTATCTGCATTTGAACAGAAGTTATTGGTGGACTTGCGTTTACCGAGGTTAGTGTCTGCGGCAATTATTGGTGCTGCGTTAGCGGTATCTGGCGCGACGTTACAAGTGTTGCTTGGGAACGTGTTGGCTGAACCTGGCGTGCTTGGTATCTCTGGTGGTGCAAGCTTAGCAATGGTCTTAATCATGTTCGCGTCACCTGTTCTTCCTACCCCGATTGTTTTTATGTTGGCAGCAATTGCAGGCTCGATGGTATTCACGTTTGTTTTGGTGGCGATAGCAAGGGCAATGCACCTGACGACGGCTCGATTGCTTTTGGTTGGTGTCGCATTGGGTATTTTATCGAGCGCGATTGTGACGTGGGCATTTTACTTCAGTGATGATCTCAGCTTACGCCAACTGATGTATTGGTTAATGGGCAGCATTGGCGGTGCGAGTTGGTATCAACATACCGTTACTTTGGTGATGTTACCAGTGCTTACCTGGTTGTGCTGTAAAGGCAAGTCGCTTGATAAATTGATGCTGGGTGAGATTCATGCGACCCAATTGGGTGTCGACGTGCATCAAATGCGTTGGAAATTGATCCTCGCCATTTCTATTTTGGTGGGTAGTTCAGTCGCTTTGGGTGGCATCATCAGTTTTGTTGGTTTGGTGGTCCCGCACTTGTTGCGTTTGGCTTTTGGTACGGAAAACCGTTATTTATTGCCACTTTCTGCAATATCTGGTGCTGCGTTGCTTGTATTTGCTGACATCGGCGCAAGACTGTTATTGGACTCCGCAGAGTTACCTTTAGGTGTCATGACAACATCGATTGGCGCACCTATTTTCATCTGGATGCTGGTGAAGAGTCATGATGCACGTTAA
- a CDS encoding M48 metallopeptidase family protein, whose product MHPSLRYIQGYPQNIVEQVSSLIASGKFVPWFEKRYPDRHQIKSERALYEYAMAIKNRYMKKAAPISKVVYDKKIHAVNNALGLHSVISRNHGGKLKSKNEIRIANVFKDAPEPLLRMLVVHELAHTREKNHDKAFYQLCCYMEPEYHQLEFDARLFMIYLDLKANLNEEQ is encoded by the coding sequence ATGCATCCGTCACTTCGATACATTCAAGGCTACCCACAAAACATCGTAGAGCAGGTGAGCTCATTGATAGCGAGTGGCAAGTTTGTTCCTTGGTTCGAAAAGCGTTATCCCGACAGGCACCAAATCAAAAGCGAAAGGGCGCTCTATGAGTACGCCATGGCAATCAAAAACCGCTACATGAAGAAAGCCGCGCCAATCAGTAAAGTCGTCTACGATAAGAAAATTCACGCGGTAAACAACGCGCTTGGTTTGCACAGTGTAATCAGTAGAAACCATGGCGGTAAGCTGAAGTCGAAAAACGAGATACGCATTGCCAATGTATTTAAAGATGCGCCCGAGCCACTATTAAGAATGCTGGTGGTACATGAGTTGGCACATACTCGTGAGAAAAACCACGACAAGGCGTTCTATCAGCTATGTTGCTACATGGAGCCTGAGTATCACCAACTCGAATTTGATGCTCGTTTGTTTATGATTTACCTCGATTTAAAAGCGAATTTGAATGAAGAACAATAA
- a CDS encoding DUF1415 domain-containing protein — protein sequence MSTRSTQNTDIEAITQQVNQWLNDVVIGLNLCPFAAKPQRNKQIKIFVSEATQEEALLEDILLQLIELSNTEPEQLETTLVVVPNMLQDFWDYNFCIDWVEGLIKQQNWEGVFQVATFHPDYCFGGARPEDDENLTNRSPYPIFHLIREESMEKVLKHYPDPESIPDTNIARVSSLSEEERKKLFPYLFR from the coding sequence ATGTCAACGCGTTCAACACAAAACACAGATATCGAAGCGATCACTCAACAGGTCAACCAATGGCTCAACGATGTGGTAATCGGGCTCAACCTTTGTCCGTTTGCTGCCAAACCGCAACGTAATAAACAAATCAAAATCTTTGTTAGTGAAGCGACTCAAGAAGAAGCGCTTCTTGAAGATATTTTATTGCAGCTGATTGAGCTGAGTAACACAGAACCCGAACAACTTGAGACCACGTTGGTTGTGGTTCCCAACATGCTACAAGATTTCTGGGACTACAACTTTTGTATCGATTGGGTTGAAGGATTAATTAAGCAACAAAACTGGGAAGGTGTTTTCCAAGTAGCGACTTTCCATCCTGATTACTGTTTTGGCGGCGCAAGGCCTGAAGACGACGAAAACCTAACCAATCGTTCTCCTTACCCGATCTTCCATTTGATTCGCGAAGAGAGTATGGAAAAGGTACTAAAACACTATCCTGATCCTGAATCCATTCCCGATACAAACATCGCTCGTGTTTCCTCCCTTTCAGAGGAAGAACGTAAAAAGCTGTTCCCTTACCTATTTCGTTAA
- a CDS encoding glutaredoxin family protein has protein sequence MKRVVLYVKDKCPHCKDAQRYLDSKNINYRLCNAKMQRGRKELDALGARSVPVLKIGDRVMIGWNPKNFEKMYKGD, from the coding sequence ATGAAACGTGTCGTTCTTTATGTCAAAGACAAATGCCCTCACTGCAAAGATGCTCAACGTTATCTGGATTCGAAAAATATTAACTATCGTTTGTGCAATGCTAAGATGCAACGCGGTCGCAAAGAACTTGATGCGCTTGGTGCTCGTTCAGTGCCAGTTTTAAAAATTGGTGATCGGGTAATGATTGGCTGGAACCCAAAGAACTTCGAGAAGATGTACAAAGGCGACTAG
- a CDS encoding nucleoside triphosphate pyrophosphohydrolase family protein, translated as MQLSKLTQEIFDHLYRDITEFRSTFDLPVADAASLDTQADTLHTSLAIEELTELAEADCKTEQADAIVDSVYVLMGRLVHLGHSKVEDNLAISYLIDLLLNVAVNRGIEFIPCWDEVHSSNMSKVCRNEQEYSETEAFYAEQGIKLMAVQKGEYIIAKCAEDFVSEGKTIRKGKVLKSVYYRPADLKPLTQ; from the coding sequence ATGCAACTGTCAAAGCTAACCCAAGAGATTTTTGATCACTTATACCGTGATATCACCGAGTTCCGTAGTACGTTCGACTTACCAGTCGCAGACGCTGCAAGCCTTGATACGCAAGCAGACACACTACACACCTCTTTGGCGATCGAAGAGCTAACAGAGCTAGCAGAAGCAGATTGTAAAACTGAGCAAGCAGATGCCATCGTAGACAGCGTGTATGTATTAATGGGACGTCTCGTTCATCTTGGCCACAGCAAAGTAGAAGACAACCTGGCGATCAGCTACTTAATTGATCTTCTATTAAACGTTGCGGTAAACCGTGGTATCGAATTTATTCCTTGCTGGGATGAAGTACATTCAAGCAACATGAGCAAAGTATGCCGTAACGAGCAAGAGTACTCAGAAACAGAAGCATTCTACGCGGAACAAGGCATCAAGTTGATGGCGGTGCAGAAAGGTGAATACATCATCGCGAAATGCGCCGAAGATTTCGTATCGGAAGGTAAAACCATTCGTAAAGGCAAAGTACTCAAATCTGTTTACTACCGCCCTGCAGATCTAAAACCGTTAACTCAATAA
- a CDS encoding LysR family transcriptional regulator, producing the protein MESKQLKHFLAVAEHGNITHAAKALHIAQPALSISIKKFEQSLGVTLFRRDDKKISLTKEGETLLIHAKRVIQQLHDAQLAIDELKGLAKGEVRLGTPSMMGSYFFPRIVMAFKSQFPELKLTLVEAGTQSIRRMLLNGQLDIGVISCDNVPDDLETDHLFTSQMVAVVSPEHELAQRHALTFDEFFEHDLVMFQHGYFHREFLDQVSEEHGFTMKSSFETNLLPLILSIVKQEFAITALLELVTQHESGVVGLPFEPPVTLDLALAWRKQGYLSIADRTFIDFIKRYV; encoded by the coding sequence ATGGAATCGAAACAACTTAAACATTTTCTGGCGGTCGCTGAACATGGAAATATTACCCATGCGGCGAAAGCCCTGCATATTGCCCAGCCCGCATTAAGCATTTCTATCAAAAAGTTTGAGCAGTCTTTGGGCGTTACCCTATTTCGCCGTGATGATAAAAAAATCAGCTTAACGAAAGAGGGCGAAACGCTACTTATACATGCCAAGCGGGTGATTCAACAGTTGCACGACGCGCAGCTCGCGATTGATGAGTTGAAAGGCTTAGCGAAAGGCGAAGTAAGGCTCGGGACGCCATCAATGATGGGCAGTTATTTCTTTCCACGAATTGTGATGGCGTTTAAAAGCCAGTTCCCGGAGTTAAAATTGACCTTGGTCGAAGCTGGGACTCAATCGATTCGTCGTATGCTGCTCAATGGTCAACTCGATATCGGTGTGATCAGTTGTGATAACGTGCCTGATGACCTAGAAACTGACCATTTGTTTACTAGCCAAATGGTCGCAGTTGTTTCACCTGAGCATGAGTTAGCCCAGCGACACGCTCTTACTTTTGATGAGTTCTTTGAACACGATTTGGTTATGTTTCAGCATGGCTATTTTCACCGCGAATTTTTGGATCAGGTGAGTGAGGAGCATGGGTTTACCATGAAGTCATCATTCGAGACCAACTTACTGCCTTTGATTTTGAGTATTGTAAAACAAGAGTTTGCGATTACCGCGTTACTGGAATTGGTGACTCAACATGAGTCGGGCGTTGTTGGCTTACCGTTTGAACCACCAGTGACGCTGGATCTGGCACTTGCTTGGCGCAAGCAGGGGTACTTATCAATAGCAGATCGAACGTTTATCGACTTTATCAAGCGCTACGTTTAA